The Leeia aquatica genome has a window encoding:
- a CDS encoding sulfite exporter TauE/SafE family protein: MEWWSLVLILLAAFTAGLIDAAVGGGGLVQVPALFGIFPREIPATLLGTNKLSSSFGTLLAASRYARKVNIDWRVTLPAVIGSFVLAFVGAWLARRLPKEVMRPLVVTLLLLVAAYTLRNKQFGRDHQPHDHGRWTVWLALLTGGSIGLYDGFFGPGTGTFLLFAFIRVFGFDFLHASASTKLVNLASNVASVILFGLTGNILWQLGLAMATANIAGAWLGSHIAIRYGNQLIRKLFIALVSVLIAKLLWDTLHTLI; encoded by the coding sequence ATGGAGTGGTGGTCACTGGTTTTGATTCTGCTGGCGGCGTTTACGGCCGGGCTGATCGACGCAGCGGTAGGCGGTGGCGGGCTGGTGCAAGTGCCTGCCCTGTTCGGCATTTTCCCGAGAGAAATCCCGGCCACCCTGCTCGGTACCAACAAGCTGTCCTCCAGCTTTGGCACCCTGCTGGCGGCCAGCCGCTATGCCCGCAAGGTCAATATTGACTGGCGGGTTACCCTGCCCGCTGTCATCGGCTCATTCGTACTGGCTTTTGTCGGTGCCTGGCTGGCCCGGCGACTGCCCAAGGAGGTGATGCGCCCTCTGGTGGTGACGCTGCTCTTGCTGGTGGCTGCTTATACCTTACGCAACAAACAGTTCGGCCGTGATCACCAGCCTCATGACCATGGCCGCTGGACCGTCTGGCTGGCGCTGCTGACCGGCGGCAGCATTGGTCTGTATGACGGCTTCTTTGGGCCCGGCACCGGCACCTTCTTGCTGTTTGCCTTCATCCGGGTATTTGGTTTCGACTTTCTGCACGCCTCGGCCAGCACCAAGCTGGTGAATCTGGCGTCCAATGTTGCCTCAGTCATCCTGTTTGGCCTCACTGGCAACATCCTGTGGCAACTGGGGTTGGCGATGGCGACCGCCAATATTGCCGGTGCCTGGCTGGGTAGCCATATTGCCATCCGCTATGGCAATCAGCTGATCCGCAAGTTATTTATTGCACTGGTCAGTGTGCTGATTGCCAAGCTGCTGTGGGACACCCTGCACACGCTAATTTGA
- a CDS encoding response regulator produces the protein MALQPVAGPQLIQFEELSALIVEDNLGMRGTLKSMLNGFELNKLEFAQRAAEARKKIAARQFDLILCDYMLDMDGMNGQELLEELRLTKLLSLDTIFVMITAERMYEKVVATAEYGPDDYIIKPFSPDVLKLRLSRAIERKQALAEVNRCIDSRDVLSALQACETGLKQAPRFAVDFLRLKAELLLQQERHEEAQTIYQDILKHKAVPWARYGMAQILRATGQLEEAEAELAALVADNPLFLRAYDSLAKVQRSRGDGTAAQATLQKAADKSVSIARISEIGDLARQNGDLLTAEIMLAKTVSRAGVSDIVNADHVLALAAVKTELGKPDEALQVLAGAKRSMPGGGMSLTAAVVESRIYAEKGNLEHARSMLDKALDILNRDELTISQELAPELISACLLTNHPDTFALAQRILEQHSDEALREQLQRLFTRHGHPTAFANASEEALKAVTRINNEGVQAASRRDFATAVKLMSDAYMRMPGNSRIGINLCKILLAALEMEGFSTQYAHQAEDIVARLMSMQEQSTREQAQAIKQKLLGILQKQGALWRN, from the coding sequence ATGGCCTTACAGCCTGTAGCAGGGCCACAGCTGATCCAGTTTGAAGAGCTGAGTGCGCTGATTGTCGAAGACAACCTCGGCATGCGTGGCACACTCAAATCCATGCTGAACGGCTTTGAGCTCAACAAGCTGGAGTTTGCCCAACGTGCGGCGGAGGCACGCAAGAAAATCGCTGCCCGACAGTTCGACCTGATCCTGTGCGACTACATGCTGGACATGGATGGCATGAACGGGCAGGAGCTGCTGGAGGAGTTGCGGCTCACCAAGCTGCTGTCGCTGGACACCATCTTTGTGATGATCACCGCCGAGCGCATGTATGAAAAGGTGGTGGCGACCGCCGAGTACGGCCCGGATGATTACATCATCAAGCCCTTTTCGCCGGATGTCCTGAAGCTGCGCTTGTCACGCGCCATTGAGCGCAAGCAGGCGCTGGCCGAGGTCAATCGATGCATTGACAGCCGCGATGTACTGTCGGCCCTGCAAGCCTGTGAGACCGGACTCAAGCAAGCTCCACGCTTTGCGGTGGATTTTCTGCGGCTCAAAGCGGAATTGCTGCTGCAGCAAGAGCGCCACGAAGAAGCGCAGACCATTTATCAGGACATCCTCAAGCACAAGGCGGTACCGTGGGCGCGCTACGGCATGGCGCAGATCCTGCGGGCGACCGGTCAGCTTGAAGAGGCGGAGGCCGAGCTGGCCGCCCTGGTGGCAGACAACCCGCTGTTCTTGCGCGCCTACGACTCCCTGGCCAAAGTACAGCGCAGCCGGGGCGACGGCACGGCGGCCCAGGCCACCTTGCAAAAGGCGGCGGACAAATCAGTCAGCATTGCCCGGATATCCGAGATCGGGGATCTGGCCCGGCAAAATGGTGATCTGCTAACAGCAGAGATCATGCTGGCCAAGACCGTGAGTCGGGCCGGGGTGTCGGACATCGTCAACGCGGATCATGTGCTGGCGCTGGCGGCGGTCAAGACTGAACTGGGCAAACCGGATGAGGCTCTGCAGGTGCTGGCCGGTGCCAAGCGCTCCATGCCGGGGGGCGGCATGAGCCTGACCGCAGCAGTGGTGGAGTCCCGTATCTATGCTGAAAAAGGCAATCTGGAACATGCGCGCAGCATGCTGGACAAGGCGCTGGACATTCTGAATCGCGATGAGCTGACCATCAGCCAGGAGCTGGCCCCTGAGCTGATCTCGGCTTGCTTGCTGACCAATCACCCGGATACCTTTGCGTTGGCGCAGCGCATCCTCGAGCAGCATTCGGACGAAGCCTTGCGCGAACAGCTGCAGCGCCTTTTTACCCGGCATGGTCACCCGACCGCGTTTGCCAATGCCTCGGAAGAGGCGCTGAAAGCGGTGACCCGTATCAACAACGAAGGGGTGCAGGCAGCCAGCCGCCGCGACTTCGCCACTGCAGTCAAGCTGATGAGTGATGCCTATATGCGCATGCCGGGTAACAGCCGGATTGGCATTAACCTGTGCAAGATCTTGCTGGCTGCATTGGAGATGGAAGGATTTTCCACCCAGTATGCGCATCAAGCGGAGGACATTGTGGCCCGGCTGATGTCCATGCAGGAACAAAGCACCCGGGAACAGGCGCAGGCCATCAAGCAGAAGTTGCTGGGTATCCTGCAGAAGCAGGGGGCGTTATGGCGCAATTGA
- a CDS encoding Glu/Leu/Phe/Val dehydrogenase dimerization domain-containing protein, protein MSLFELPDFDQHEQVVFVSDRDSGLRAIIAIHHTGRGPAMGGCRMWPYADSVTAATDALRLSRGMTYKNAMAGLPIGGGKAVIIGDSKTTKTPALFAALGKAIDQLGGRYITAEDVGTSPADMQSVHQRTRFVAGLEGEPGRGDPSPATALGVRVGIEAAVQHQLGVDRLQGLTVAIQGLGHVGFDLARQLHEAGARLIVADIDPSRTQRAAEAFGARISSVDDIVAAEAEVFAPCALGAVINPSSLPRLRCQVVAGAANNQLATDDLGEQLREAGILYAPDYVINAGGIIKVCAEYYREPADSVEGRVLAIKQTLAEVFATADREGISTRLAADRMAEARFS, encoded by the coding sequence ATGAGCCTCTTTGAATTACCCGATTTTGATCAACACGAGCAGGTGGTATTCGTCAGCGACCGCGACAGTGGCTTGCGCGCCATCATCGCGATTCACCATACCGGGCGCGGCCCGGCCATGGGTGGCTGCCGCATGTGGCCGTATGCCGACAGTGTCACTGCCGCAACCGACGCTTTGCGCCTGTCGCGCGGCATGACGTACAAGAACGCCATGGCGGGCCTGCCCATTGGTGGTGGCAAGGCGGTCATCATCGGTGACAGTAAAACCACCAAAACACCGGCCCTGTTTGCCGCGCTCGGCAAGGCCATCGACCAGCTGGGTGGGCGCTACATCACGGCCGAAGACGTGGGCACCAGCCCGGCGGACATGCAATCCGTCCATCAGCGCACCCGCTTTGTGGCCGGACTCGAAGGTGAGCCTGGCCGGGGTGATCCTTCCCCGGCTACCGCGCTCGGCGTACGTGTCGGCATTGAAGCCGCCGTTCAGCACCAGTTGGGCGTCGACCGGCTGCAAGGTCTGACCGTGGCCATCCAGGGTCTGGGCCATGTGGGCTTTGATCTGGCCCGTCAGCTGCATGAGGCCGGTGCCCGCCTGATTGTGGCAGACATCGACCCGAGCCGTACCCAACGGGCCGCAGAGGCATTTGGTGCCCGCATCAGCAGTGTGGACGACATTGTGGCGGCCGAGGCTGAGGTGTTTGCACCGTGTGCACTGGGTGCGGTCATCAATCCGTCCAGCCTGCCACGCCTGCGCTGCCAAGTGGTGGCGGGGGCGGCCAATAACCAGCTGGCCACCGACGACCTGGGTGAGCAGCTGCGTGAGGCGGGCATCCTGTACGCGCCGGACTATGTGATCAACGCTGGCGGCATCATCAAGGTGTGCGCCGAGTACTACCGTGAACCGGCCGACAGCGTGGAAGGCCGTGTGCTGGCCATCAAGCAGACGCTGGCTGAGGTCTTTGCCACGGCAGACCGCGAGGGCATTTCGACCCGCCTGGCCGCGGACCGCATGGCCGAGGCCCGCTTCAGCTGA
- a CDS encoding sensor histidine kinase: MAQLIHALLASAVHENKNLMQTVLAQIEQLTQDPRASDLQDELQVLRRQATRLVDSSLEVLAIYHAGLDADDFRLDYNTVPLEEWLLELQAEAQEIIGERPLQLEALMDSEVPLYWIFDASLLRLALRNGLHNAADFARSRIRLTLTLLEGRLCISIEDDGVHYGNTDRGPSRPAASGIGLLLADTLLRAHHDKESGRHGEIRLERAPELGGGAFRCLLP; this comes from the coding sequence ATGGCGCAATTGATCCATGCACTGCTGGCATCAGCAGTGCACGAAAACAAGAACCTGATGCAAACGGTATTGGCGCAAATCGAGCAACTGACCCAGGACCCGCGTGCCAGTGATCTGCAAGATGAGCTGCAGGTGTTGCGACGGCAGGCCACCCGGCTGGTGGACAGTTCACTGGAAGTGCTGGCGATCTATCACGCTGGACTGGATGCGGATGATTTCCGGCTGGATTACAACACCGTCCCGCTGGAGGAATGGCTGCTGGAGCTGCAGGCGGAAGCGCAGGAGATCATTGGCGAGCGCCCGCTACAGCTCGAGGCCCTCATGGACAGTGAGGTGCCGCTGTACTGGATATTTGACGCCAGCCTGCTACGGCTGGCCTTGCGCAATGGCCTGCATAACGCGGCCGATTTTGCCCGCAGCCGTATCCGTCTCACCCTGACCTTGCTTGAAGGCCGACTGTGCATCAGCATCGAAGACGATGGCGTGCACTATGGCAATACCGACCGGGGCCCGTCGCGCCCGGCGGCGTCCGGGATCGGGTTGCTGCTGGCCGACACCCTGCTGCGTGCGCATCACGACAAGGAGAGTGGCCGCCACGGTGAAATCCGGCTGGAACGCGCCCCCGAGCTGGGTGGCGGCGCGTTCCGTTGCCTGTTGCCCTGA